The proteins below are encoded in one region of Ricinus communis isolate WT05 ecotype wild-type chromosome 6, ASM1957865v1, whole genome shotgun sequence:
- the LOC8289287 gene encoding box C/D snoRNA protein 1 produces the protein MEQQQQKDPIEQQQPICEECKENPSKYKCPGCSLRSCSLPCVKAHKHRTGCSGKRNQTHFVPLSQFNDSLILSDYNLLEETKRVAESAQRMRTKLCAYPQFRLPAYLQSLRRAAASRRTKLIFLPSGMSKREKNQSRYNQRKKFIAWTVEWRFHTTDVVLLDHGVHEDRNLFSVIEQHLNPGPWNHQLRQFCEEQLDSLKFFIRKYPKGPKSPFCELDIKAPLRQQLANIVILENPIIHVFLPSHGCDFEVVKCMQSVTHRQETNNSASPKGVSFREEEIEESNGSSDPQIYDFTKNVMLSPLHEIPCHNMSEKSLDGSSDGSFLASMAADSNSQINSMGIEPLLFGDLDFGFDQALIDAYSGLIGQGNPDDFFDLEGELPKEEESERKHLSNSREVLLVQDELEEGEIAE, from the exons AtggagcagcagcagcaaaagGACCCAATAGAGCAACAACAACCAATATGTGAAGAGTGCAAAGAGAACCCATCAAAGTACAAATGCCCTGGCTGTTCTCTGCGCTCTTGCAGTCTCCCCTGTGTCAAAGCTCACAAGCATCGCACTGGCTGCTCTGGGAAACGGAACCAGACCCACTTCGTTCCTCTTTCTCAGTTCAATGATAGTCTGATTTTATCTG ATTATAATTTGCTTGAGGAGACAAAGAGGGTTGCTGAATCTGCTCAGAGAATGAGAACAAAATTGTGCGCATATCCGCAGTTTAGATTACCAGCTTACCTTCAGAGTCTTCGACGTGCCGCTGCGAGTCGGAGAACAAAGCTTATTTTTCTCCCAAGTGGAATGTCAAAGAGAGAGAAGAACCAATCTCGATACAACCAAAG GAAGAAATTTATAGCTTGGACAGTTGAGTGGCGATTTCATACTACGGATGTCGTTTTACTTGACCATGG AGTTCATGAAGACAGAAACCTTTTTTCCGTAATTGAGCAGCATCTAAATCCTGGACCATGGAACCATCAGTTAAGGCAGTTCTGTGAGGAGCAATTGGATTCCCTCAAGTTTTTTATCCGCAAGTATCCAAAG GGACCCAAGTCACCTTTCTGCGAGCTGGACATAAAGGCCCCATTGAGACAACAATTAGCCAACATAGTTATTTTAGAGAATCCCATTATACATGTATTTCTCCCTTCACATGGTTGTGATTTTGAAGTTGTCAAATGCATGCAATCTGTTACTCATAGACAAGAAACTAACAATTCCGCAAGCCCAAAAGGTGTTTCTTTTAGGGAGGAGGAAATAGAAGAAAGTAATGGCTCTTCAGATCCTCAAATATATGATTTCACGAAGAATGTAATGTTGAGCCCACTGCATGAAATCCCTTGTCATAACATGTCTGAGAAATCATTAGATGGGTCTTCTGATGGATCTTTTCTAGCGAGCATGGCAGCAGACAGTAATTCACAAATTAACTCCATGGGTATAGAACCACTATTGTTTGGGGATTTGGATTTTGGTTTTGATCAGGCTTTGATAGATGCATATTCAGGTCTTATTGGACAAGGCAATCCTGATGACTTTTTTGATTTGGAAGGTGAACTTCCCAAGGAAGAGGAGAGTGAAAGGAAACATTTGTCAAATTCCAGGGAAGTTCTGTTGGTGCAGGATGAACTAGAAGAGGGGGAAATTGCAGAATAA
- the LOC8289283 gene encoding G-type lectin S-receptor-like serine/threonine-protein kinase LECRK4 — protein sequence MAAALVCSIFFLVITLSSFADAQTDTAKVALGSTLYANDDNSTWTSESGDFSFGFRRFPGQEDQFLLAIWFAKIPDRTIVWSAPAQPVPRGSKVELTPDGLLLLQAPGSSELWSTANRNNEKPLNGAMLDTGNFVIVANASSNIWESFRNPTNTILPTQVLNVRDKLSSTLLEKNFAKGKFELLLGSSELMLRQRDVITGYPYGPYLRVPNVLQLIFNESGDIFTKQVNNTMIQRTEGSFPTSANFYFRATLDFDGTFTEYIHPRNPNGNENWSVVSVIPPNICFIRVDMGGGPCGYNSYCEAGPHGKPKCGCPPGFSILDPNNPYSGCKQAGGNFHQDCNQLQPIIEEERIDFFFMDGADWPFTDYEQLTPSSENECRSYCSRDCNCAVAIFQDPKFNNGNGSCWKKKLPLLNGRLDRGAIDRRALFKVLKENASSQLPPNPNSRKKDQDQVVLILSVLLGTSAFLNFFSVAAISLAIYLFGQRKFYSLCKTSDERDLETNLRSYKYKDLEKATNNFREELGRGAFGTVYKGLLPSSTRNYIAVKKLEKMVQEGQKEFLSEVNTIGQTHHKNLVQLLGYCYEGEGRLLVYEFMQNGSLSSFLFGSPRLNWQQRVQIASGIARGLMYLHEECSKQIIHCDIKPQNILLDDTFTAKISDFGLAKLLINNQTRTLTGIRGTKGYVAPEWFRNTPVSVKVDVYSFGVMLLEIICCRRCVEFEMEKEAILADWAYECYHQGKVETLVLNDQEARSDLKKLEKFVMVALWCVQDEPLLRPSMRTVTLMLEGILEVSVPPSPFSYSSLSSSSLESLNEKSASQSKGRK from the coding sequence ATGGCTGCAGCACTGGTTTGCTCTATTTTTTTCCTTGTAATCACACTCTCTTCTTTCGCAGACGCTCAAACGGACACGGCTAAAGTAGCCCTGGGTTCAACCCTCTACGCCAATGATGACAACTCTACATGGACCTCAGAATCAGGTGATTTTTCTTTCGGGTTTCGCCGTTTTCCAGGTCAAGAAGATCAATTCCTTCTTGCTATATGGTTTGCCAAGATACCTGATAGGACAATAGTGTGGTCTGCACCTGCGCAACCTGTGCCTAGAGGATCGAAAGTTGAGTTGACACCTGATGGATTGCTTCTACTCCAAGCACCTGGAAGCTCAGAATTATGGAGCACTGCAAACAGAAATAACGAGAAACCGCTGAACGGCGCTATGCTCGACACAGGAAACTTTGTGATCGTAGCTAATGCTTCAAGCAACATATGGGAAAGCTTCAGGAACCCAACCAATACAATCTTGCCAACCCAAGTACTGAATGTTAGAGACAAGCTTTCTTCAACTCTCCTGGAGAAGAATTTTGCCAAGGGAAAGTTCGAGCTGCTGCTTGGTTCAAGCGAATTGATGCTTCGACAAAGAGATGTAATAACTGGCTACCCTTATGGACCATATCTTAGAGTTCCAAATGTATTGCAGTTAATCTTTAATGAGTCAGGTGATATATTCACCAAGCAAGTAAACAATACGATGATCCAGCGTACTGAAGGAAGCTTTCCAACGAGTGCAAATTTCTACTTCAGGGCAACACTTGATTTTGATGGAACTTTTACAGAGTATATCCACCCAAGGAATCCAAATGGAAACGAGAACTGGTCAGTGGTATCTGTAATTCCTCCTAACATCTGCTTTATTCGAGTCGACATGGGAGGTGGCCCTTGCGGATATAATAGCTATTGTGAAGCTGGTCCTCATGGCAAGCCTAAGTGTGGATGTCCACCTGGTTTTTCTATCTTGGATCCCAACAATCCGTATAGTGGCTGTAAACAAGCTGGTGGAAACTTTCATCAGGATTGTAACCAGTTACAACCAATCATTGAGGAGGAACGTATCGACTTCTTTTTTATGGATGGAGCCGATTGGCCTTTCACAGATTATGAGCAGTTGACTCCTTCGTCAGAAAATGAATGCAGGAGCTATTGCTCGAGAGATTGTAATTGTGCAGTTGCCATTTTCCAAGACCCGAAGTTCAATAATGGTAATGGGAGCTGTTGGAAGAAGAAGCTTCCTCTTTTAAATGGCAGGTTAGACCGGGGTGCTATTGATAGAAGAGCTCTATTCAAAGTATTGAAGGAAAATGCTTCTTCACAGCTTCCACCGAATCCAAATTCCAGGAAGAAAGATCAAGATCAAGTAGTATTGATTCTCTCAGTCCTCTTGGGAACCTCTGcgtttctcaatttcttttctgttgCTGCAATCTCTCTGGCTATCTACTTATTCGggcaaagaaaattttatagCCTTTGCAAAACTTCAGATGAGAGAGATCTAGAAACAAATTTGCGTTCTTACAAATACAAGGATCTTGAAAAGGCTACGAACAATTTCAGGGAAGAACTGGGCAGGGGTGCTTTTGGCACTGTTTACAAAGGATTGTTACCATCAAGCACTCGAAACTACATTGCTGTTAAGAAGCTAGAAAAAATGGTTCAAGAAGGGCAGAAAGAATTTCTAAGTGAAGTGAACACCATTGGCCAAACTCATCACAAGAATCTGGTCCAGCTGCTTGGCTACTGCTATGAAGGTGAGGGACGACTCCTGGTCTATGAATTCATGCAAAACGGCTCTTTATCAAGCTTCCTCTTTGGATCTCCTCGGCTAAACTGGCAACAAAGAGTACAGATTGCATCAGGAATTGCAAGAGGACTCATGTACTTGCATGAAGAATGCAGCAAGCAAATCATCCATTGTGACATAAAGCCTCAAAACATACTCTTGGACGACACCTTCACAGCAAAGATTTCCGACTTTGGACTTGCCAAACTTTTGATAAACAATCAGACCCGAACGCTCACTGGCATCAGGGGAACTAAAGGTTATGTTGCTCCGGAGTGGTTCAGGAACACTCCGGTGAGTGTGAAGGTAGATGTATATAGCTTTGGAGTGATGCTGTTAGAGATCATTTGCTGTAGAAGATGTGTGGAGTTTGAGATGGAGAAAGAAGCAATACTAGCTGATTGGGCTTATGAATGTTATCATCAAGGAAAAGTAGAGACCTTGGTGTTAAATGATCAAGAGGCAAGAAGTGATCTTAAGAAGTTGGAGAAGTTCGTAATGGTGGCACTATGGTGTGTCCAGGATGAGCCGTTGCTAAGACCTTCCATGAGGACAGTAACCTTAATGCTAGAAGGGATTCTTGAGGTTTCTGTGCCTCCATCACCTTTCAGTTACAGTTCTCTATCCTCTTCATCTCTTGAATCCCTAAATGAGAAGTCTGCCAGTCAATCAAAAGGCAGGAAATAA